A portion of the Pseudomonas sp. GR 6-02 genome contains these proteins:
- a CDS encoding acetyl-CoA hydrolase/transferase family protein — protein sequence MYRDRIRLPSLLDKVMSAADAAALIQDGMTVGMSGFTRAGEAKAVPHALAERAKVTPLKISLMTGASLGNDLDKQLTEAGVLSRRMPFQVDSTLRKAINAGEVMFIDQHLSETVEQLRNQQLKLPDIAVIEAVAITEQGHIVPTTSVGNSASFAIFAKHVIVEINLAHNPNLEGLHDIYIPTYRPTRTPIPLVKVDDRIGSTAIPIPPEKIVAIVITNQSDSPSTVLPPDVDTQAIADHLIDFFKQEVAAGRMTNKLGPLQAGIGTIANSVMCGLIDSPFEDLTMYSEVLQDSTFDLIDAGKLSFASGSSITLSSRRNADVFGNLEHYKDKLVLRPQEISNHPEVVRRLGIIGINTALEFDLYGNVNSTHVCGTRMMNGIGGSGDFARNAHLAIFVTKSIAKGGAISSVVPMVSHVDHTEHDVDILVTEIGLADLRGLAPRERARVIIDNCVHPDYRPALNDYFTAACAVGGHTPHILRDALSWHMNLEETGRMLAV from the coding sequence ATGTACCGTGACCGTATTCGCTTGCCTTCATTGTTGGACAAGGTAATGAGCGCCGCCGACGCTGCCGCTCTGATTCAGGACGGCATGACCGTCGGCATGAGCGGCTTTACCCGAGCCGGCGAAGCCAAGGCCGTGCCTCATGCACTGGCCGAGCGCGCCAAGGTCACGCCGCTGAAAATAAGCTTGATGACCGGCGCCAGCCTGGGCAACGACCTCGACAAACAGCTGACTGAAGCCGGCGTACTGTCGCGACGCATGCCGTTCCAGGTGGACAGCACTCTGCGCAAGGCGATCAATGCCGGCGAAGTCATGTTCATCGACCAGCACCTGTCGGAAACCGTAGAGCAGCTGCGTAACCAGCAACTCAAGCTGCCGGACATCGCGGTGATCGAAGCCGTGGCGATCACCGAGCAGGGCCATATCGTGCCGACCACCTCGGTGGGCAACTCGGCCAGCTTCGCGATTTTCGCCAAACACGTGATCGTCGAGATCAATCTGGCGCACAACCCGAATCTCGAAGGCTTGCACGACATCTATATCCCTACCTACCGGCCGACCCGCACGCCGATTCCACTGGTGAAGGTCGATGACCGTATCGGCAGCACTGCCATCCCGATACCGCCGGAAAAAATCGTCGCGATCGTGATCACTAATCAATCCGACTCGCCCTCTACTGTGCTGCCGCCGGATGTGGACACCCAGGCCATCGCCGACCACCTGATCGACTTCTTCAAGCAAGAAGTGGCTGCCGGTCGCATGACCAACAAACTCGGCCCACTGCAAGCCGGAATCGGCACCATCGCCAATTCGGTGATGTGCGGCTTGATCGACTCGCCATTTGAAGACCTGACCATGTACTCCGAAGTGCTGCAGGATTCGACTTTCGATTTGATCGACGCCGGCAAGTTGAGCTTCGCTTCGGGCAGTTCGATCACCCTGTCGAGCCGGCGCAATGCCGATGTATTCGGGAATCTGGAGCACTATAAGGACAAGCTGGTGCTGCGCCCCCAGGAAATCTCCAATCACCCCGAAGTGGTGCGGCGCCTGGGCATCATCGGCATCAACACCGCGCTGGAGTTCGACCTGTACGGCAACGTCAACTCCACTCACGTCTGCGGCACGCGGATGATGAATGGCATCGGCGGCTCGGGCGACTTCGCGCGCAATGCGCACCTGGCGATTTTTGTCACCAAGTCGATCGCCAAGGGCGGGGCGATTTCCAGCGTGGTCCCCATGGTCAGCCACGTCGACCACACAGAACATGACGTCGATATTCTCGTGACCGAGATCGGCCTGGCCGACCTCCGAGGCCTGGCGCCGCGTGAGCGTGCCCGCGTCATCATCGACAACTGTGTGCACCCGGACTATCGCCCAGCCCTGAATGACTACTTCACTGCTGCTTGCGCGGTCGGCGGGCATACCCCGCATATCCTGCGTGACGCACTGAGCTGGCACATGAACCTGGAAGAAACCGGGCGCATGCTGGCGGTGTAA